Proteins encoded together in one Telopea speciosissima isolate NSW1024214 ecotype Mountain lineage chromosome 4, Tspe_v1, whole genome shotgun sequence window:
- the LOC122659950 gene encoding protein PIN-LIKES 7-like isoform X2, whose amino-acid sequence MGFFTLLEVAAMPVLQVLLISILGAFMATEYLNLLHADARRYLNKIVFMIFTPSLIFASLSKTVNLQDIITWWFMPVNMGLTFLFGGILGWIVVKILKPEPYLEGLIIATCSAGNLGNLLLIVVPAICDEEGSPFGDRNICSTVALSYVSFSMALGGLYIWTYTFHLVRSSALTYKAIQEAEGSLSRKPNDDFDANNESYLLKADDQDQTSIQVTSTKSIDEHIENGVVAQSSGKAGDEMSIWGKLTDFLHEIMEELMSPPTVGAIMGFIFGCVPFLRNLIIGKTAPLRVIQDSIQLLGDGTIPSITLILGGNLIKGLRSANLKPLIIIAVILVRYLILPLIGIGLVKVAGNLGFLSPDPLYRYILMLQFTLPPATTIGTMTQLFDVGQEECSVLFLWTYLVAAFSLTIWSTVFMWVLS is encoded by the exons atgGGGTTCTTTACACTCCTTGAAGTGGCAGCAATGCCAGTGTTGCAGGTTCTTCTCATCAGCATTCTTGGAGCTTTCATGGCAACCGAGTACTTAAACCTTTTACATGCGGATGCTCGAAGATACTTGAACAAG ATTGTTTTCATGATCTTCACTCCTTCACTCATCTTTGCAAGTCTATCTAAGACTGTTAACCTCCAAGACATCATTACATG GTGGTTCATGCCTGTCAATATGGGTTTGACCTTCTTGTTTGGAGGAATACTTGGATGGATTGTTGTGAAAATATTGAAACCAGAACCATATCTGGAAGGTCTCATCATTGCAACTTGTTCAGCAG GAAACTTGGGAAACCTTCTGTTGATAGTTGTCCCTGCAATCTGTGATGAGGAAGGCAGCCCATTTGGTGATCGTAATATTTGCAGCACTGTGGCACTCTCCTATGTATCTTTCTCCATGGCG CTTGGAGGATTGTACATTTGGACTTACACTTTCCATCTTGTACGAAGTTCTGCATTAACATACAAAGCAATTCAAGAAGCCGAGGGATCATTGTCAAGGAAGCCTAACGACGATTTTGATGCCAACAATGAATCCTACCTTCTCAAGGCAGATGATCAAGATCAGACATCTATACAAGTGACATCAACAAAGTCCATTGATGAGCATATTGAAAATGGT GTTGTGGCACAATCATCTGGGAAAGCTGGGGATGAGATGTCAATCTGGGGAAAACTAACAGATTTTCTCCATGAAATTATGGAGGAGTTGATGTCACCACCAACTGTTGGTGCA ATCATGGGATTCATTTTTGGGTGTGTGCCCTTTCTGAGGAATCTTATTATTGGTAAAACTGCTCCTCTGCGAGTGATCCAAGACTCGATCCAATTACTAGG GGATGGCACAATTCCTAGTATCACCCTTATACTTGGGGGTAACCTCATCAAAG GTCTACGCTCAGCAAACTTGAAGCCATTGATCATCATTGCAGTAATTTTGGTGCGGTACTTAATACTTCCTCTGATTGGGATTGGATTGGTTAAGGTTGCTGGTAATCTGGGCTTCCTTTCGCCAGATCCGCTCTACCGATATATCCTGATGTTACAATTTACCCTCCCACCTGCCACAACTATAG
- the LOC122659950 gene encoding protein PIN-LIKES 7-like isoform X1, which yields MGFFTLLEVAAMPVLQVLLISILGAFMATEYLNLLHADARRYLNKIVFMIFTPSLIFASLSKTVNLQDIITWWFMPVNMGLTFLFGGILGWIVVKILKPEPYLEGLIIATCSAGNLGNLLLIVVPAICDEEGSPFGDRNICSTVALSYVSFSMALGGLYIWTYTFHLVRSSALTYKAIQEAEGSLSRKPNDDFDANNESYLLKADDQDQTSIQVTSTKSIDEHIENGVVAQSSGKAGDEMSIWGKLTDFLHEIMEELMSPPTVGAIMGFIFGCVPFLRNLIIGKTAPLRVIQDSIQLLGDGTIPSITLILGGNLIKGLRSANLKPLIIIAVILVRYLILPLIGIGLVKVAGNLGFLSPDPLYRYILMLQFTLPPATTIGTMTQLFDVGQEECSLLFLWSYLVAAFALTFWSTVYMWVLS from the exons atgGGGTTCTTTACACTCCTTGAAGTGGCAGCAATGCCAGTGTTGCAGGTTCTTCTCATCAGCATTCTTGGAGCTTTCATGGCAACCGAGTACTTAAACCTTTTACATGCGGATGCTCGAAGATACTTGAACAAG ATTGTTTTCATGATCTTCACTCCTTCACTCATCTTTGCAAGTCTATCTAAGACTGTTAACCTCCAAGACATCATTACATG GTGGTTCATGCCTGTCAATATGGGTTTGACCTTCTTGTTTGGAGGAATACTTGGATGGATTGTTGTGAAAATATTGAAACCAGAACCATATCTGGAAGGTCTCATCATTGCAACTTGTTCAGCAG GAAACTTGGGAAACCTTCTGTTGATAGTTGTCCCTGCAATCTGTGATGAGGAAGGCAGCCCATTTGGTGATCGTAATATTTGCAGCACTGTGGCACTCTCCTATGTATCTTTCTCCATGGCG CTTGGAGGATTGTACATTTGGACTTACACTTTCCATCTTGTACGAAGTTCTGCATTAACATACAAAGCAATTCAAGAAGCCGAGGGATCATTGTCAAGGAAGCCTAACGACGATTTTGATGCCAACAATGAATCCTACCTTCTCAAGGCAGATGATCAAGATCAGACATCTATACAAGTGACATCAACAAAGTCCATTGATGAGCATATTGAAAATGGT GTTGTGGCACAATCATCTGGGAAAGCTGGGGATGAGATGTCAATCTGGGGAAAACTAACAGATTTTCTCCATGAAATTATGGAGGAGTTGATGTCACCACCAACTGTTGGTGCA ATCATGGGATTCATTTTTGGGTGTGTGCCCTTTCTGAGGAATCTTATTATTGGTAAAACTGCTCCTCTGCGAGTGATCCAAGACTCGATCCAATTACTAGG GGATGGCACAATTCCTAGTATCACCCTTATACTTGGGGGTAACCTCATCAAAG GTCTACGCTCAGCAAACTTGAAGCCATTGATCATCATTGCAGTAATTTTGGTGCGGTACTTAATACTTCCTCTGATTGGGATTGGATTGGTTAAGGTTGCTGGTAATCTGGGCTTCCTTTCGCCAGATCCGCTCTACCGATATATCCTGATGTTACAATTTACCCTCCCACCTGCCACAACTATAG GTACAATGACTCAGCTGTTTGATGTGGGTCAAGAGGAGTGCTCACTCCTATTCCTTTGGTCATACTTGGTTGCAGCCTTTGCCCTTACATTTTGGTCCACAGTTTATATGTGGGTCTTGTCTTGA